One part of the Streptococcus sp. oral taxon 431 genome encodes these proteins:
- the trpD gene encoding anthranilate phosphoribosyltransferase translates to MKEIIEKLANFEDLSSVEMTDVIERIVTGRVTEAQIASLLLALKMKGETPEERTALAQVMRGHAQHIPTNIQDAMDNCGTGGDKSFSFNISTTAAFVLAGGGIHMAKHGNRSISSKSGSADVLQALGINIDLKPAQLGKVFDQTGIVFLFAKNMHPAMKYIMPARLELGIPTIMNLTGPLIHPMVLETQLLGISRPELLESTAQVLKNMGRKRAIVVAGPEGLDEAGLNGTTSIALLENGEITLSTFTPEDLGMERIAIEDIRGGNAHENAAILVSVLNNEPSPFLETTVLNAGLGFYANGKADSIKDGVELARQVIASGKALEKLRLLQEYQR, encoded by the coding sequence ATGAAAGAAATTATTGAAAAATTAGCCAACTTTGAAGATCTATCAAGTGTTGAAATGACAGATGTGATCGAACGCATCGTAACAGGGCGAGTAACAGAAGCACAAATTGCGTCCCTACTGTTAGCCCTTAAGATGAAGGGAGAAACACCTGAAGAAAGAACAGCCCTCGCTCAAGTCATGAGAGGACATGCTCAACACATTCCAACAAATATTCAAGATGCTATGGATAACTGTGGTACAGGTGGAGATAAGTCATTTAGCTTCAACATTTCTACAACTGCAGCCTTTGTCTTGGCAGGTGGAGGAATCCACATGGCCAAACATGGAAATCGCTCTATTTCTTCTAAATCTGGGTCAGCAGATGTCTTGCAAGCTTTGGGAATCAATATTGACCTAAAACCAGCACAATTGGGTAAGGTATTTGACCAAACAGGAATCGTCTTTCTCTTTGCCAAAAACATGCACCCAGCCATGAAATACATTATGCCAGCTCGTTTGGAGTTGGGAATTCCAACTATCATGAATTTGACAGGACCGCTCATCCATCCAATGGTTTTAGAAACACAGCTTCTAGGAATCAGTCGTCCTGAACTTCTGGAAAGTACTGCTCAGGTCTTGAAAAACATGGGTCGCAAACGTGCTATTGTAGTAGCTGGTCCAGAAGGATTGGATGAAGCTGGTTTGAATGGAACTACCAGTATTGCCCTTCTTGAAAATGGTGAAATTACTTTATCAACCTTTACTCCAGAAGATTTGGGAATGGAACGCATTGCTATTGAAGACATTCGTGGTGGAAATGCTCATGAGAATGCAGCCATCCTTGTCAGCGTTCTTAATAACGAACCAAGTCCATTCTTGGAAACAACAGTCTTAAATGCAGGGCTTGGTTTTTATGCGAATGGGAAAGCAGACAGTATCAAGGACGGAGTTGAATTGGCACGTCAAGTGATTGCCAGTGGTAAGGCCCTTGAAAAACTCAGACTATTACAGGAGTATCAAAGATGA
- a CDS encoding aminodeoxychorismate/anthranilate synthase component II: protein MILLIDNYDSFTYNLAQYIGNFAEVQVLRNDDPNLYEEAEKADGLVFSPGPGWPADAGKMEEMIRDFAGKKPILGICLGHQAIAEVFGGKLGLAPKVMHGKQSQIRFETPSVLYQGIEDNRPVMRYHSILIEEMPEEFEVTARSTDDQAIMGIQHKNLPIYGFQYHPESIGTPDGLSSIQNFIEKVVK from the coding sequence ATGATTTTATTGATTGATAATTATGATTCATTTACCTATAACCTAGCCCAATACATTGGGAATTTTGCAGAAGTTCAGGTTTTGAGAAATGATGATCCAAACCTTTATGAAGAAGCTGAAAAGGCAGATGGATTAGTTTTCTCTCCTGGCCCAGGTTGGCCAGCTGATGCTGGGAAAATGGAAGAAATGATTCGTGATTTTGCAGGTAAGAAACCTATTCTAGGGATTTGTTTGGGGCACCAAGCCATCGCAGAAGTCTTTGGTGGTAAGTTAGGCTTGGCTCCTAAAGTTATGCACGGTAAACAAAGTCAAATCCGATTTGAGACTCCATCAGTTCTCTATCAAGGGATTGAGGACAATCGTCCAGTCATGCGTTACCACAGTATTTTAATTGAAGAGATGCCAGAAGAGTTTGAAGTGACAGCTCGTTCGACAGATGACCAAGCTATTATGGGGATTCAACACAAAAATCTACCAATTTATGGTTTCCAGTATCATCCAGAAAGTATTGGAACGCCAGATGGCCTGTCTTCTATTCAGAATTTTATCGAGAAAGTTGTAAAGTGA
- the trpE gene encoding anthranilate synthase component I — protein MERIIHGDVLSPILAYMRLNGKHKVILESIPREKENARFSILAYNPVFEIKFENGVLYQNGQVIDRDPLDFLYEVTHKSLHHSDLPFGGGAIGFVGYDMISLYEEIGQLPEDTIGTPDMHFFVYESYMVFDHKKEKIHIIEDALYSNRSNDELEAALDQVLEELKIPAPNEFENLDVSPLQFRPHIAPQKFEEMVETARDLIRNGDMFQCVLSQRFSAEVTGNPFDFYRNLRVTNPSNYLYFYDFGNYQIIGASPESLVSVKNGIVTTNPIAGTRPRGANDEEDAVLANDLLSDEKETAEHRMLVDLGRNDIGRIAETTSVQVTKYMEVELFRYVMHLTSVVKGRLLPELTAMDALKATLPAGTVSGAPKIRAMKRIYELETEKRGVYAGAIGYLSATGDMDFAIAIRTMILKNKTAYVQAGAGIVYDSIAQNEYQETINKAKSMTRMGELRP, from the coding sequence ATGGAACGAATCATTCATGGAGATGTTTTATCACCAATCTTGGCTTATATGCGCTTAAACGGAAAACACAAGGTCATACTTGAAAGTATCCCAAGAGAAAAAGAAAATGCTCGATTTTCTATCTTAGCCTATAACCCAGTTTTTGAGATTAAGTTTGAGAATGGAGTTCTTTACCAAAATGGTCAAGTGATTGATCGTGATCCCTTGGATTTCCTCTATGAAGTGACTCATAAGAGCCTGCACCATTCAGACCTACCTTTTGGTGGTGGAGCTATTGGCTTTGTTGGCTACGATATGATTTCTCTCTATGAAGAAATTGGCCAGCTCCCTGAGGATACGATTGGGACACCAGATATGCATTTCTTCGTATATGAGAGTTACATGGTCTTTGACCACAAGAAGGAAAAAATCCATATCATCGAGGATGCTCTCTACAGTAATCGTAGCAATGATGAACTAGAAGCGGCTTTAGATCAGGTTTTAGAAGAGTTGAAAATCCCTGCTCCTAATGAATTTGAAAATTTGGACGTTTCTCCACTTCAGTTTAGACCACATATCGCTCCTCAGAAATTTGAAGAAATGGTAGAAACAGCTCGCGACTTGATTCGCAATGGAGATATGTTCCAATGCGTGCTTAGCCAGCGCTTCTCCGCAGAGGTAACTGGAAATCCTTTTGACTTCTACAGAAATCTCCGAGTGACCAATCCATCAAATTACCTCTACTTTTATGACTTTGGAAATTATCAAATTATCGGTGCCAGTCCTGAGAGCTTGGTGTCCGTCAAGAATGGCATCGTGACAACCAATCCGATTGCAGGTACACGACCTAGAGGTGCCAATGATGAAGAAGATGCAGTTTTAGCAAATGACCTACTCTCTGATGAAAAGGAAACGGCAGAACACCGAATGTTGGTGGATTTGGGAAGAAATGATATCGGTAGAATTGCTGAAACAACCAGTGTCCAAGTAACCAAGTATATGGAAGTGGAACTTTTCCGTTATGTCATGCATTTGACCAGCGTGGTTAAAGGACGTTTATTACCAGAATTAACTGCCATGGATGCCTTGAAAGCGACTCTTCCGGCAGGAACAGTATCGGGAGCACCAAAGATTCGGGCCATGAAACGCATCTATGAACTAGAAACAGAGAAGCGAGGGGTATATGCAGGTGCTATCGGTTACCTATCAGCAACTGGAGACATGGATTTTGCTATTGCAATTCGAACCATGATTCTTAAAAATAAAACAGCCTATGTACAGGCTGGAGCAGGAATTGTTTATGATTCTATCGCTCAAAACGAATACCAAGAAACGATTAACAAAGCTAAATCTATGACTAGAATGGGAGAACTAAGACCATGA
- the trpB gene encoding tryptophan synthase subunit beta codes for MTTKGYFGQFGGSFVPEPIQVLLDELEVTFEKYKDDPEFLAEFRHYLKDYSGRETPLYYAESLTEHLGGAKIYLKREDLNHLGSHKLNNVLGQILLAKRMGKKRVIAETGAGQHGVATAAAAAKFGMACDVYMGAEDVERQRLNVFRMEMMGATVHAVETGTRTLKDAVDAAFGAWMNDLEAFYVLGSAVGPHPYPTIVHEFQKVISEESRRQILEKEGRLPDYVIACVGGGSNAIGAFSQYVADEEVKLVGVEAAGHGLDTDKHAATMTKGSVGIVDGMKTYAVFKEDGELAPVYSISAGLDYPGVGPEHAFFKDSGRVEYVAATDEEAVQALLLLSKTEGIIPAIESSHAIAEAVKRAPKLSKDEIIIINVSGRGDKDVAAIADYLEAKK; via the coding sequence ATGACAACTAAAGGTTATTTTGGACAATTTGGTGGTAGTTTTGTACCAGAACCAATTCAGGTTTTGCTAGATGAATTGGAAGTGACTTTTGAAAAATACAAGGATGATCCAGAGTTTTTAGCTGAGTTTCGCCATTACTTGAAGGATTATTCAGGTCGCGAAACACCGCTATACTATGCAGAGAGTTTGACAGAGCACCTAGGTGGGGCTAAGATTTACTTAAAACGTGAAGACCTTAACCACTTGGGTTCACATAAACTTAACAACGTTTTGGGACAAATTCTTCTTGCTAAACGCATGGGCAAAAAGCGTGTCATTGCCGAAACAGGAGCTGGTCAGCACGGAGTTGCGACTGCAGCTGCTGCAGCTAAATTTGGTATGGCCTGTGATGTCTACATGGGGGCAGAAGATGTGGAACGCCAACGTCTTAACGTCTTCCGTATGGAGATGATGGGAGCAACTGTTCACGCAGTTGAGACAGGAACACGTACTCTAAAGGATGCGGTTGATGCAGCCTTTGGAGCCTGGATGAATGACCTTGAAGCTTTCTATGTTCTAGGTTCAGCTGTAGGTCCTCACCCTTATCCAACCATTGTCCATGAGTTTCAAAAAGTCATCAGTGAAGAATCTCGTCGTCAAATCTTGGAAAAAGAAGGACGTCTGCCAGATTACGTTATTGCCTGTGTAGGTGGTGGTTCTAATGCCATCGGTGCCTTTTCACAGTATGTAGCTGATGAAGAAGTCAAATTGGTCGGTGTAGAAGCTGCTGGTCATGGTCTAGATACTGATAAACACGCAGCAACTATGACCAAGGGTAGTGTAGGTATCGTTGATGGAATGAAAACCTATGCAGTCTTTAAGGAAGATGGAGAACTTGCTCCAGTCTACTCTATCTCAGCTGGTTTGGACTATCCAGGGGTTGGTCCAGAGCATGCCTTCTTTAAGGACTCTGGTCGTGTAGAGTATGTTGCAGCGACGGATGAAGAAGCTGTCCAAGCCTTGCTTTTATTAAGCAAAACAGAAGGAATCATCCCTGCAATTGAAAGCTCACATGCTATCGCTGAAGCAGTCAAACGCGCACCAAAACTAAGTAAAGATGAGATTATCATCATCAATGTCTCAGGTCGTGGAGACAAGGACGTAGCCGCGATTGCAGATTATCTTGAAGCTAAAAAATAA
- a CDS encoding DegT/DnrJ/EryC1/StrS family aminotransferase — protein MTNYNIPFSPPDITEAEIAEVADTLRSGWITTGPKTKELERRLSIYTQTPKTVCLNSATAALELILRVLEVGPGDEVIVPAMTYTASCSVITHVGATPVMVDIQDDTFEMDYDKLEQAITEKTKVIIPVELAGIICDYDRLFQVVEKKRDLFTATSKWQKAFNRIVIVSDSAHALGSTYKGQPAGSIADFTSFSFHAVKNFTTAEGGSATWKANPAIDDEEMYKEFQILSLHGQTKDALAKMQLGSWEYDIVTPAYKCNMTDIMASLGLVQLDRYPSLLQRRKDIVDRYDRGFAGTPIHPLAHKTDTIESCRHLYITHVEGANLEQRNQIIQELAKAGIASNVHYKPLPLLTAYKNLGFDMADYPRAYAFFENEITLPLHTKLTDEEVDYIIETFVRVSEEVLGASQK, from the coding sequence ATGACAAATTACAATATTCCATTTTCACCACCCGATATTACCGAAGCAGAAATTGCTGAGGTAGCAGATACCCTTCGTTCTGGTTGGATCACAACAGGACCTAAGACAAAAGAATTAGAGCGTCGTCTGTCCATCTATACTCAAACGCCTAAGACAGTCTGCCTCAACTCTGCAACAGCAGCTCTTGAATTGATTTTGCGCGTGCTTGAAGTAGGGCCTGGTGACGAAGTCATCGTTCCAGCTATGACTTATACAGCATCATGTAGTGTCATTACTCACGTAGGTGCGACACCAGTGATGGTTGATATCCAAGATGATACCTTTGAAATGGACTATGATAAGCTTGAGCAAGCTATTACTGAGAAGACTAAAGTCATCATCCCGGTAGAACTAGCAGGGATTATCTGTGACTATGACCGCTTGTTCCAAGTTGTAGAAAAGAAACGCGACCTCTTTACAGCTACTAGCAAGTGGCAAAAGGCCTTTAACCGTATTGTGATTGTCTCTGATAGTGCCCACGCTTTGGGTTCAACCTACAAGGGACAACCAGCCGGTTCAATTGCAGACTTCACATCATTCTCTTTCCACGCGGTTAAGAATTTTACAACTGCTGAGGGAGGAAGTGCGACTTGGAAAGCAAATCCAGCTATTGACGACGAAGAAATGTACAAGGAATTCCAGATCCTTTCTCTTCATGGTCAAACTAAGGATGCCCTTGCCAAGATGCAACTAGGTTCTTGGGAATACGATATCGTAACACCAGCCTACAAGTGCAACATGACGGATATCATGGCTTCACTTGGTCTAGTTCAGCTAGATCGTTATCCTAGCTTACTACAACGTCGTAAGGACATCGTGGATCGCTATGACCGTGGATTTGCAGGGACTCCTATCCATCCATTGGCACATAAAACTGATACAATAGAATCTTGTCGTCACCTCTACATCACCCATGTAGAAGGAGCAAATCTCGAACAACGCAACCAAATTATTCAAGAATTGGCCAAGGCAGGAATCGCAAGTAACGTTCACTACAAACCGCTTCCGCTTTTGACAGCCTATAAGAATCTTGGGTTTGATATGGCAGATTATCCGCGAGCTTATGCCTTCTTTGAAAATGAAATTACATTACCACTTCACACGAAATTAACGGATGAAGAAGTAGACTATATCATTGAGACTTTTGTCAGAGTTTCCGAAGAAGTTCTAGGCGCTTCACAAAAATAA
- a CDS encoding sugar transferase → MLKWDELPQEMQLSEVKPYYQLVSRRKGSLVLKRCLDLFLALVLLILTSPVFLILSIWIKLDSKGPVIYKQVRVTQYNRHFKIWKFRTMVTDADKKGSLVTSANDSRITKVGNFIRRVRLDELPQLVNVLKGEMSFVGTRPEVPRYTEQYNPEMMATLLLPAGITSLASINYKDEDAIISQMTAKGMSVDQAYVERVLPEKMHYNLAYLRDFNFFGDIKIMFQTVFEVLK, encoded by the coding sequence ATGCTGAAATGGGATGAACTACCTCAAGAGATGCAATTAAGTGAGGTAAAACCATACTACCAGCTTGTTTCTAGAAGAAAAGGTTCATTGGTTCTCAAGCGTTGTCTAGATTTGTTTCTAGCATTGGTCTTGTTAATCTTGACCTCACCCGTATTTCTAATTCTAAGCATTTGGATCAAGCTAGATAGCAAGGGTCCAGTCATTTACAAGCAGGTACGGGTAACCCAGTACAACCGACATTTCAAGATTTGGAAATTCCGGACTATGGTGACCGATGCGGACAAGAAAGGAAGTTTAGTAACTTCTGCGAATGACAGCCGTATCACCAAGGTTGGAAATTTCATTCGCCGTGTTCGTTTGGATGAACTGCCGCAATTGGTCAATGTTCTTAAAGGAGAGATGTCCTTTGTGGGAACTCGTCCAGAAGTACCACGCTACACAGAGCAGTATAACCCAGAAATGATGGCTACCTTGCTCTTGCCAGCAGGGATTACATCGCTTGCCAGCATTAACTATAAGGACGAGGATGCCATTATCAGTCAAATGACTGCAAAAGGTATGTCGGTCGACCAAGCTTATGTCGAAAGAGTCCTTCCAGAAAAGATGCACTATAATCTAGCCTACCTACGTGATTTTAATTTCTTCGGAGATATCAAGATCATGTTCCAGACTGTATTTGAAGTTTTAAAATAA
- a CDS encoding ABC transporter ATP-binding protein codes for MRNKQEQWAVLKRLLSYLKPYSLLTFLALAFLLATTVVKSIIPLVASHFIDQYLNNLNQLAVTVLLIYYGLYILQTIVQYVGHILFARVSYSIVRDIRRDAFANMEKLGMSYFDKTPAGSIVSRLTNDTETISDMFSGILSSFISAVFIFVTTLYTMLVLDYRLTALVLLFLPLIFLLVNLYRKKSVKVIEKTRSLLSDINSKLAENIEGIRIIQAFNQEKRLQEEFDEINQEHLVYANRSVALDSLFLRPAMSLLKLLGYAVLMAYFGYRGLYLGITAGTMYAFIQYINRLFDPLIEVTQNFSTLQTSMVSAGRVFALIDESNYEPVQENGQAEIKEGNIRFEHVSFSYDGEHQILDDISFTVNKGETIAFVGHTGSGKSSIINVLMRFYEFQSGQVLLDGVDIRKYSQEELRKNIGLVLQDPFLYHGTIKSNIAMYQDIGDDQVKAAAEFVDADSFIQDLPLGYDAPVSERGSSFSTGQRQLLAFARTVASQPKILILDEATANIDSETEALVQNSLAKMRQGRTTIAIAHRLSTIQDANCIYVLDKGRIIESGTHEELLALGGTYHKMYSLQAGALS; via the coding sequence ATGCGCAATAAACAAGAACAATGGGCTGTATTGAAACGCTTGTTGTCTTATCTTAAGCCCTATAGTCTCCTAACCTTTTTAGCACTTGCTTTTCTCCTTGCGACGACTGTTGTTAAGAGTATTATCCCCTTGGTTGCTTCGCACTTTATCGACCAGTATCTAAACAACCTTAATCAGCTTGCTGTTACAGTTTTGCTAATTTACTATGGTCTCTACATTCTTCAAACTATTGTCCAATATGTGGGGCACATCCTCTTTGCGCGCGTGTCCTACAGCATCGTTAGAGATATCCGACGTGATGCCTTTGCCAATATGGAGAAGCTAGGCATGTCTTATTTTGATAAAACACCTGCAGGTTCCATCGTTTCTCGTTTGACCAACGACACGGAGACCATTAGTGATATGTTTTCGGGAATCTTATCTAGCTTTATCTCGGCAGTCTTTATATTCGTGACGACCCTTTATACCATGTTAGTTTTGGACTATCGTCTGACTGCTTTAGTCTTGCTCTTTCTACCTTTGATTTTCCTTTTGGTTAATCTCTACCGTAAAAAATCGGTCAAGGTCATTGAAAAAACCAGAAGTCTACTGTCAGATATTAACAGTAAGCTGGCAGAAAATATCGAAGGAATTCGTATTATTCAAGCCTTTAACCAAGAAAAACGCCTGCAAGAAGAGTTTGATGAGATAAACCAGGAACACCTAGTCTACGCTAACCGTTCAGTAGCCTTGGATTCTCTCTTTTTACGCCCAGCTATGAGTTTGTTGAAGCTGTTGGGATATGCGGTTTTGATGGCCTACTTTGGCTATCGCGGACTTTATCTAGGAATAACGGCAGGAACTATGTATGCCTTTATCCAGTACATCAACCGTCTCTTTGATCCGCTCATCGAGGTAACGCAAAACTTTTCTACTCTTCAGACATCCATGGTGTCAGCAGGTCGTGTCTTTGCACTCATCGATGAGTCCAACTATGAACCGGTCCAAGAAAATGGACAAGCCGAGATTAAAGAAGGAAATATCCGTTTTGAACATGTGTCCTTCTCCTATGATGGGGAACACCAAATTCTCGATGATATTTCCTTTACCGTCAATAAAGGTGAAACCATTGCCTTTGTCGGGCATACTGGCTCTGGAAAATCTTCGATCATCAATGTTCTTATGCGTTTTTATGAATTTCAGTCTGGTCAAGTTCTCCTAGATGGTGTGGATATTCGTAAGTATAGCCAAGAGGAATTGAGAAAAAATATCGGTTTGGTCCTACAGGATCCCTTCCTCTATCATGGGACCATTAAGTCCAATATCGCCATGTACCAAGATATCGGCGATGACCAGGTTAAGGCAGCAGCAGAGTTTGTCGATGCAGATTCTTTCATTCAGGATCTTCCATTAGGCTATGATGCCCCTGTGTCTGAGCGTGGTTCGAGTTTTTCAACTGGTCAACGTCAGCTTCTTGCCTTTGCTAGAACCGTTGCCAGTCAACCTAAAATTCTGATTTTGGATGAAGCGACAGCCAATATCGACTCTGAAACAGAAGCCTTGGTCCAAAATTCTCTAGCCAAGATGAGACAGGGTCGGACTACCATTGCCATTGCCCATCGTCTTTCTACCATTCAGGATGCAAATTGTATTTATGTCCTAGATAAGGGACGAATCATCGAGAGCGGCACACACGAGGAACTTTTGGCCTTGGGAGGTACTTATCACAAGATGTATAGTTTACAGGCAGGGGCTCTATCTTAG
- a CDS encoding ABC transporter ATP-binding protein, whose product MSIIQKLWWFFKLEKRRYLVGIVALVLVSVLNLIPPMVMGRVIDAITSGRLTQDDLLLHLFYLLLAAFGMYYLRYVWRMYILGTSYRLGQIMRSRLFEHFTKMSPAFYQNYRTGDLMAHATNDINALTRLAGGGVMMAVDASITALVTLLTMLFSISWQMTLVAILPLPFMAYGTSRLGRKTHKAFGESQAAFSELNNKVQESVSGIKVTKSFGYQSDELASFQEVNDLTFQKNLQTMKYDSLFDPMVLLFVGSSYALTLLVGAFMVQAGQVTVGNLVTFISYLDMLVWPLMAIGFLFNITQRGKVSYQRIESLLSQESPVKDPESPLEGIENERLDYAIDRFAFEDEETLRDIHFSLEKGQTLGLVGQTGSGKTALIKLLLREYDVDQGAIYLNGHDIRYYRLADLRSLMGYVPQDQFLFASSIIDNIRFGNPDLPFSAVEEATKLAQVYQDIQAMPEGFDTVIGEKGVSLSGGQKQRLAMSRAMILNPDILILDDSLSAVDAKTEFAIIDNLKETRKDKTTIITAHRLSAVVHADLILVMQDGRIIERGRHEDLLALDGWYAQTYQSQQLEMKGEEDAQ is encoded by the coding sequence ATGTCCATCATCCAAAAACTCTGGTGGTTTTTTAAATTAGAAAAACGCCGTTACCTAGTTGGAATCGTAGCTTTGGTTTTGGTTTCTGTGCTAAACCTCATCCCACCTATGGTCATGGGGCGCGTGATTGATGCTATCACTTCGGGACGATTAACACAAGATGACCTCCTGCTTCATCTCTTTTATCTCCTGCTGGCAGCTTTCGGGATGTACTACTTGCGTTATGTTTGGCGCATGTATATCCTAGGGACCTCCTACCGACTTGGACAAATCATGCGTTCAAGACTATTTGAGCATTTTACAAAGATGTCGCCTGCTTTTTATCAGAATTATCGAACCGGGGATTTGATGGCTCACGCCACCAATGATATCAATGCTCTGACTCGTTTAGCAGGTGGTGGTGTCATGATGGCAGTGGATGCCTCTATCACAGCCTTGGTGACTCTCTTGACTATGCTCTTTAGCATTTCTTGGCAGATGACCTTGGTTGCCATTCTACCTTTGCCGTTTATGGCCTATGGGACTAGTCGTCTGGGGAGAAAGACCCATAAGGCTTTTGGCGAATCCCAAGCAGCCTTTTCTGAACTTAATAATAAGGTTCAGGAGTCTGTATCAGGTATAAAGGTAACCAAGTCCTTTGGCTATCAGTCTGATGAATTGGCATCTTTCCAGGAAGTTAATGATTTGACCTTCCAAAAGAATCTGCAAACTATGAAATATGATAGTCTCTTTGACCCTATGGTTTTGCTCTTTGTTGGTTCTTCCTATGCCTTAACTCTCTTGGTCGGTGCCTTTATGGTGCAAGCAGGACAGGTAACTGTCGGAAATCTGGTCACCTTTATCTCTTACTTGGATATGTTGGTATGGCCTTTGATGGCGATTGGTTTCCTCTTTAATATTACTCAAAGAGGGAAGGTTTCTTATCAACGAATTGAGAGTCTTTTGTCCCAAGAGTCACCTGTCAAAGATCCAGAATCTCCACTTGAAGGGATTGAAAATGAGCGCTTAGACTATGCCATTGATCGTTTTGCCTTTGAAGACGAAGAGACGCTGAGAGATATACATTTTAGTCTCGAAAAAGGGCAAACCTTGGGATTGGTTGGGCAAACTGGTTCAGGGAAAACTGCTTTGATTAAATTGCTCCTACGTGAGTATGACGTTGACCAAGGAGCTATTTATCTAAATGGTCATGACATTCGTTACTATCGACTAGCTGATTTACGTAGTTTGATGGGATACGTTCCACAGGACCAATTTCTTTTTGCCAGTTCTATCATAGATAATATTCGCTTTGGAAATCCCGACCTACCTTTCTCAGCAGTGGAAGAAGCGACTAAGTTGGCTCAAGTCTATCAAGACATTCAAGCCATGCCTGAGGGATTTGATACAGTTATCGGGGAAAAAGGTGTTAGTCTATCTGGTGGACAAAAGCAACGTCTGGCTATGAGTCGGGCTATGATTTTAAATCCTGATATCTTGATTTTAGATGATTCCTTGTCAGCTGTGGATGCTAAGACAGAGTTCGCAATCATCGATAATCTCAAGGAAACTCGCAAAGATAAAACGACTATCATCACTGCCCATCGTCTCAGTGCAGTTGTTCATGCTGATTTGATCTTGGTTATGCAGGATGGTCGCATCATTGAACGAGGTAGGCATGAAGACTTACTAGCCTTGGATGGTTGGTATGCCCAAACCTACCAGTCTCAACAGTTAGAAATGAAAGGAGAAGAAGATGCGCAATAA
- a CDS encoding exodeoxyribonuclease III produces the protein MKLISWNIDSLNAALTSDSARAKLSQDVLQTLVAEDADIIAIQETKLSAKGPTKKHLEVLEELFPGYENTWRSSQEPARKGYAGTMFLYKKELTPSISFPEIGAPSTMDSEGRIITLEFDTFFVTQVYTPNAGDGLKRLEERQVWDVKYAEYLAQLDKQKPVLATGDYNVAHKEIDLANPASNRRSPGFTDEEREGFTNLLAKGFTDTFRHIHGDVPERYTWWAQRSKTSKINNTGWRIDYWLTSNRVADKVTKSDMIDSGARQDHTPIVLEIDF, from the coding sequence ATGAAATTGATCTCATGGAATATTGATTCCCTAAACGCTGCACTCACGAGTGATTCTGCGCGTGCGAAATTATCACAAGACGTCCTCCAAACCTTGGTAGCCGAAGATGCCGATATTATCGCCATCCAAGAAACCAAGCTTTCAGCTAAAGGTCCTACTAAAAAACATCTCGAGGTGTTAGAAGAACTCTTCCCTGGATATGAAAATACTTGGCGTTCCTCTCAAGAGCCTGCTCGTAAAGGCTATGCTGGGACCATGTTCCTCTATAAGAAAGAACTGACTCCAAGCATCAGCTTCCCAGAAATCGGTGCCCCTTCTACTATGGACTCGGAAGGACGCATCATTACCCTAGAATTTGATACATTTTTCGTGACTCAAGTTTACACACCAAACGCTGGTGATGGACTCAAACGCTTGGAAGAACGTCAAGTCTGGGATGTAAAATATGCAGAGTACTTGGCTCAACTAGACAAACAAAAACCTGTCCTAGCAACCGGAGACTACAACGTTGCCCACAAGGAAATTGACCTTGCCAACCCAGCCAGCAACCGTCGTTCACCAGGATTTACAGACGAAGAACGTGAAGGATTTACAAACCTTTTAGCCAAAGGATTTACAGATACCTTCCGCCATATCCATGGCGATGTGCCAGAACGCTATACTTGGTGGGCACAACGTAGCAAAACTTCAAAAATCAACAACACAGGCTGGAGAATCGACTACTGGCTCACAAGTAACCGTGTAGCAGACAAGGTTACCAAGTCAGACATGATTGACTCAGGCGCACGCCAAGACCATACACCGATTGTCTTGGAGATTGATTTCTAA
- a CDS encoding bleomycin resistance protein encodes MDYQAVIPEFVVSDIEKSRHFYCDLLGFSVEYERPEEKFLFLSLEDCQLMLEEGNAEELSQLTYPFGRGVNISFGIKDVPQLHQKLLEVNYPIYRPLTKREFRVGEQYIYPHEFAVLDPDGYFLRFSE; translated from the coding sequence ATGGACTATCAAGCTGTCATCCCTGAATTTGTCGTATCGGATATCGAGAAATCGCGTCACTTCTACTGCGACTTATTGGGATTCTCCGTCGAATACGAGCGTCCAGAGGAAAAATTTCTCTTCCTTTCGCTTGAAGACTGCCAACTTATGCTAGAAGAAGGCAACGCAGAAGAATTATCCCAACTGACTTATCCTTTCGGGCGTGGTGTCAATATTTCCTTTGGTATCAAGGATGTCCCTCAACTCCACCAAAAACTGCTGGAAGTCAACTATCCCATCTATCGTCCTTTGACTAAAAGAGAATTTCGAGTTGGTGAACAATATATCTACCCTCATGAATTTGCAGTTCTAGACCCAGATGGCTATTTTTTAAGATTTAGTGAATAG